In Callospermophilus lateralis isolate mCalLat2 chromosome 4, mCalLat2.hap1, whole genome shotgun sequence, one genomic interval encodes:
- the LOC143396938 gene encoding olfactory receptor 6C74-like, which yields MRNHTRLTVFILAGLTDDPELKVVLFVFLLLTYLLSVTGNLTIITLTLVDIDLKTPMYFFLRNFSFLEISYTTTCIPKLLALMATGDKTISYAGCVTQVFFAFLLGASEFYLLAAMSYDRYVAICKPLHYMTIMNSKICIQLVLSCWLAGFFVIFPPLVLGLNIDFCASNVVDHFYCDTTPLMQISCTDTQLLEMMGFISALVTLLVTLVMVIISYTYIALTILRIPSTSQRKKAFSTCSSHMILISLSYGSCMFMYLKPSIKQRISFSKGIAVLNTSVAPLLNPFIYTLRNQQVKKPF from the coding sequence ATGCGAAACCACACAAGACTGACAGTGTTCATCCTGGCAGGTTTGACTGATGACCCAGAATTGAAAGTTGTGTTATTTGTCTTCCTTCTTCTTACCTACTTGCTGAGCGTCACTGGCAATCTGACCATCATCACACTTACCCTGGTAGATATAGACCTGAAGACCCCCATGTACTTTTTCCTTCGGAATTTCTCCTTCTTAGAAATTTCCTATACTACTACATGCATCCCTAAATTGCTGGCTCTTATGGCAACTGGGGACAAGACCATTTCCTATGCCGGTTGTGTTACTCAAGTGTTTTTTGCCTTCCTACTTGGAGCATCAGAATTTTACTTGTTGGCAGCTATGTCttatgaccgctatgtggccatctgtaAGCCCCTTCATTACATGACCATCATGAACAGCAAAATCTGCATTCAGCTTGTCCTCAGTTGTTGGCTTGCTGGCTTTTTTGTCATCTTCCCACCACTGGTCCTAGGTCTAAATATTGACTTCTGTGCCTCCAATGTTGTTGATCATTTCTACTGTGACACTACACCCCTCATGCAGATCTCCTGCACAGACACACAGCTCCTGGAGATGATGGGATTCATCTCAGCTTTGGTGACACTCTTGGTTACATTAGTCATGGTGATAATATCCTACACCTATATCGCCCTGACCATTCTAAGAATCCCTTCAACTAGTCAGAGGAAAAAGGCTTTTTCCACATGTTCTTCTCACATGATCCTGATATCCCTTTCCTATGGCAGCTGCATGTTCATGTATCTTAAACCTTCAATCAAACAAAGAATATCTTTTTCCAAGGGAATCGCTGTCCTCAATACCTCAGTAGCTCCACTTTTGAACCCTTTCATCTATACCTTACGGAATCAACAAGTGAAAAAGCCTTTTTAA